Proteins encoded within one genomic window of Aurantiacibacter spongiae:
- a CDS encoding TonB-dependent receptor translates to MYRCLVGALALVPVSPVLAQEADPPADEGVEGRMLDDAIVVTAARTRLPASALPLTVDVIDTEALERQVQVSGSTVDAVSALLPSFSPTREKLSGAGESLRGRSPLYAINGIPQSTPVRDGSREGYTIDPFFIDRVEVIYGSNALQGIGATGGVVNQVTVGAPRADGIAVRSLAQITLPDGFDGEGIGAKAGALLGYRDGPIDASFGATLERRGAFFDGRGNRIGVDGTQGEVQDSDSWSVFGRLGYELASGARIELVANRFELEGNANYVLVPGSRATGTPATSERGMTLGDPPSNTAELVSASLTDPDLGGGTFVLQGFYSRTDDVFGGGVFGTFQDPTIDPTGTLFDQSANRSRKLGGKISYERAMPGLEDLVLTAGFDALFDRTEQSLVQTDRVWVPRSDFRSLAPFLQGNLALADGLVRLAGGLRYENVELEVGDFTTLASYGAVDVEGGSPSFQDVLWNGGVILEPIDGLRAYGSYAEGFTIADVGRILRGISRAGVDVDDFLSLEPVISNNREIGLEWDRGPLSASASYFWSSSDFGSLLVLRNDVFEVERQPIEIEGFEASVDWQTPLPGLSLSGGYAALSGRTDGDADGLVDEDLDGANISPDRLNLAADYEEGRLSARAQARFYLPREFNDVATATDFEGYTLLDMFVAYRTDFGEIALAVQNLTDEFYVTYDSDTVRVTDDSRFFAGRGRTFTLSWRGAF, encoded by the coding sequence ATGTATCGCTGTCTCGTGGGCGCTCTCGCGCTCGTTCCCGTTTCGCCCGTTCTCGCGCAGGAGGCCGATCCGCCGGCGGATGAGGGGGTCGAGGGCAGGATGCTTGATGACGCAATCGTCGTCACGGCGGCCCGTACGCGTCTTCCCGCCAGCGCGTTGCCTCTGACTGTCGACGTCATCGACACCGAAGCGCTGGAGCGACAGGTGCAGGTCTCCGGTTCGACGGTCGATGCGGTCTCCGCCCTGCTTCCCTCGTTCTCGCCCACGCGCGAGAAGCTGTCCGGTGCCGGTGAGAGCCTCCGCGGACGGTCTCCACTCTACGCGATCAATGGCATACCCCAGTCGACGCCCGTCCGCGACGGCTCCCGCGAGGGCTACACGATCGATCCGTTCTTCATCGATCGGGTCGAGGTCATCTACGGGTCCAACGCTCTCCAGGGCATCGGTGCCACTGGCGGAGTCGTCAACCAGGTGACCGTCGGCGCGCCAAGGGCGGACGGCATCGCCGTTCGTTCGCTGGCACAGATCACCCTTCCCGATGGATTCGACGGCGAAGGGATCGGCGCGAAGGCGGGAGCGCTGCTCGGCTATCGTGACGGTCCTATCGACGCGAGCTTCGGAGCCACGCTGGAACGTCGCGGTGCCTTTTTCGACGGGCGGGGCAATCGCATCGGTGTGGACGGCACCCAGGGAGAGGTGCAGGACAGCGACAGCTGGTCGGTCTTCGGTCGGCTCGGCTATGAACTGGCGAGCGGCGCGCGGATCGAACTGGTAGCCAATCGCTTCGAACTGGAAGGCAATGCCAACTACGTCCTGGTTCCGGGTAGCCGGGCGACTGGGACCCCGGCGACGAGCGAACGCGGGATGACCCTTGGGGATCCGCCATCAAACACCGCCGAGCTCGTTTCCGCGTCGCTGACCGATCCCGACCTCGGCGGGGGGACGTTCGTCCTGCAGGGTTTCTACAGCCGGACCGATGACGTCTTCGGCGGCGGTGTGTTCGGCACGTTCCAGGATCCGACCATCGATCCCACCGGCACGCTCTTCGACCAGTCCGCCAACCGCTCGCGCAAGCTGGGAGGCAAGATCAGCTACGAACGGGCGATGCCGGGTCTCGAGGACCTCGTGCTGACTGCCGGGTTCGATGCGCTCTTCGATCGGACCGAGCAGTCGCTGGTCCAGACCGATCGCGTCTGGGTTCCGCGCAGCGATTTCCGCAGCCTTGCTCCCTTCCTGCAGGGCAACCTGGCTCTGGCCGATGGTCTCGTCCGCCTGGCCGGGGGCCTCCGCTACGAGAACGTCGAGCTGGAGGTCGGTGACTTCACCACGCTGGCGAGTTACGGAGCGGTTGATGTGGAGGGGGGATCGCCGTCGTTCCAGGACGTCCTGTGGAACGGCGGCGTCATCCTCGAACCGATCGACGGCCTGCGCGCGTATGGCAGCTACGCGGAGGGCTTCACCATCGCCGACGTCGGCCGGATCCTGCGGGGCATCAGCCGGGCGGGGGTCGACGTCGACGATTTCCTCTCGCTGGAACCGGTGATCTCGAACAACCGGGAGATCGGGCTCGAATGGGACCGGGGACCGCTGTCGGCTTCCGCGAGCTATTTCTGGTCCTCGAGCGACTTCGGCTCGCTCCTCGTGCTCCGCAACGACGTATTCGAGGTCGAGCGCCAGCCGATCGAGATCGAGGGTTTCGAAGCGAGCGTCGATTGGCAGACGCCCTTGCCCGGTCTGTCGCTGAGCGGCGGGTACGCCGCTCTCTCCGGTCGAACGGATGGTGACGCCGACGGACTGGTGGACGAGGACCTGGACGGTGCGAACATCTCGCCCGATCGGCTCAATCTCGCGGCTGACTACGAGGAGGGACGCCTCTCCGCACGCGCACAGGCGCGCTTCTACCTTCCCCGCGAATTCAACGATGTTGCCACCGCCACCGACTTCGAGGGCTACACGCTGCTTGACATGTTCGTCGCCTATCGCACGGACTTCGGCGAGATAGCGCTGGCGGTCCAGAACCTGACCGACGAGTTCTACGTCACTTACGACAGCGATACCGTCCGGGTGACGGACGACAGTCGCTTCTTCGCGGGGCGCGGTCGGACCTTCACGCTGAGCTGGCGCGGCGCGTTCTGA
- a CDS encoding PepSY-associated TM helix domain-containing protein — MKVLALLHRWTGGLIGLLLAVIGLSGTVLLWEDSWILLDGAGDGPVTDAITLGRVVERALEVDPALSRITFAGDEIGLNQAMYADGSGAYITQGGSIVERWAGMWERPELWLFDLHHYLLMGETGKTLTGVLGLVLLAFTVSGLILWWRVRRTFRFRIWPARYTRSAIVRQHRDLGAVASPLLLLVAVTGTLMVFPALSTLLLSPLAEASPEDSQPRASGSVDDGTDWLKVMVSAGQVFPGAEPRRLMMPTAPGEPIAIRYRQEFEWTPNGRSYVFVDPADAVVVASTDPAEGDLASSIAEKYYPVHAAKVGGLVWRIVLTFAGLSLTILGLLASISFWTDLVGGRTASVCGSRVDGALIS; from the coding sequence ATGAAGGTGCTGGCCCTCCTCCATCGCTGGACCGGCGGGCTGATCGGCCTGTTGCTCGCGGTGATCGGCCTTTCCGGAACGGTGCTGCTGTGGGAGGACAGTTGGATCCTGCTCGACGGTGCCGGTGACGGTCCGGTCACCGATGCGATCACGCTCGGCCGGGTCGTGGAGCGAGCGCTGGAGGTCGATCCAGCCCTCTCGCGCATCACTTTCGCCGGGGACGAGATCGGCCTGAACCAGGCGATGTACGCCGATGGCAGCGGGGCCTACATCACTCAAGGCGGGTCGATCGTCGAACGGTGGGCCGGAATGTGGGAACGCCCCGAGCTGTGGCTCTTCGACCTTCATCACTATCTCCTGATGGGAGAGACGGGAAAGACGCTGACGGGCGTGCTCGGTCTGGTCCTGCTGGCGTTCACCGTCAGCGGCCTGATCCTGTGGTGGCGCGTCCGGCGGACCTTCCGCTTCCGCATCTGGCCGGCCCGCTACACCAGGAGCGCGATCGTGCGGCAGCATCGCGATCTGGGTGCGGTGGCTTCCCCCCTGCTGCTGCTCGTCGCGGTGACCGGGACCCTGATGGTGTTTCCCGCGCTTTCGACCCTCCTGCTTTCTCCACTCGCCGAGGCAAGTCCGGAGGACTCGCAGCCGCGCGCATCAGGATCCGTCGACGATGGCACCGACTGGCTGAAGGTCATGGTATCCGCCGGGCAGGTCTTCCCTGGTGCCGAGCCCCGTCGGCTGATGATGCCGACCGCACCGGGAGAACCCATCGCGATCAGGTACCGGCAGGAGTTCGAGTGGACGCCGAACGGGCGGAGCTACGTCTTCGTCGATCCGGCCGATGCCGTCGTCGTCGCCAGCACCGATCCGGCAGAGGGCGATCTGGCATCGAGCATCGCCGAGAAATACTATCCGGTCCACGCGGCGAAGGTCGGCGGTCTCGTGTGGAGGATCGTGCTGACGTTCGCGGGCCTGTCCCTCACCATCCTGGGCCTGCTGGCGAGCATCAGCTTCTGGACGGACCTTGTCGGCGGTCGCACGGCTTCCGTGTGTGGAAGCCGGGTAGATGGCGCGCTGATCTCCTAA
- a CDS encoding 3'-5' exonuclease family protein, translating into MEAEPEDTRPLPWPLHTIDFEASSLDDGTYPIEVGVARWVSPDRAIESWSSLISPPSAWTRHGSWSTRSAGIHGISREELAQGLSPQEAMRQLNEILGTSVAYCDGGGLDRHWLAMLQHAAGRNATFDLGDFAMLAFRLPHAGHQRLSSWLQASPAPHRGRQDAERLMKALARGLGVTYGQVIDLA; encoded by the coding sequence ATGGAAGCCGAACCCGAAGACACCCGGCCGTTGCCATGGCCACTACACACGATAGATTTCGAGGCCTCGTCCCTGGACGACGGAACCTATCCCATCGAGGTCGGAGTCGCGCGGTGGGTTTCGCCCGACCGGGCCATCGAAAGCTGGTCGAGCCTGATCTCGCCGCCGTCGGCTTGGACAAGACACGGTTCGTGGTCGACCCGGTCCGCCGGAATCCATGGCATCTCCCGCGAGGAGCTGGCCCAGGGTCTCTCGCCGCAGGAGGCAATGAGACAACTCAACGAGATCCTCGGCACGAGCGTGGCTTATTGCGATGGCGGCGGCCTCGATCGCCACTGGCTGGCGATGCTGCAGCACGCGGCAGGAAGGAACGCGACGTTCGATCTCGGCGACTTCGCGATGCTGGCCTTTAGACTTCCCCATGCAGGCCACCAACGCCTCTCGTCCTGGCTGCAGGCCAGTCCGGCACCCCACCGCGGCCGACAGGACGCGGAAAGGTTGATGAAGGCGTTGGCCCGTGGACTGGGCGTCACCTACGGACAAGTCATCGATCTCGCTTGA
- a CDS encoding protein-L-isoaspartate(D-aspartate) O-methyltransferase — protein MGESRKDDRRRMVERQIAARGIDDEAILRAFGEVPREMFVDEGMEEFAYEDSALPIQSGQTISQPFIVACMINAADISDGDRVLEIGAGSGYAAAVLSRIAREVFAVERHEALATRAVQRIDRLGYDNCEVILGDGLAGLPEQAPFDAILVAARFAEIPDALMNQLRIGGRIVMPVGGEEIQQLTVMVRTGSDAWARREIAPVRFVPLLKITVPEDGSRAASDHRALRDAPLPQVIADACHPLPPIDDPAFARAFDGFAEKRIVMLGECSHGTHEFYAARAAITRHLAERHGFTIVAVEGDWPDAAVYDRHIRGVEERSGTSPPFRRFPTWMWRNTVMPPFLERLRFINSERAEDAKVGFYGLDIYNMSGSVQAVLAYLDDADPEAARVARERYGCLTPWQSEPAAYGRAAMRNGFAECEEAVVEQCCELLNRSLEGDGGSFSAAMNARLVASAERYYRVMYHGGAESWNLRDSHMTETLAHLLEERGPDSKAIVWAHNSHIGDARATDMGAVRGEHNLGQLARERWGDEVALIGFGTHAGTVSAATDWDGERETKDVVPSRRDSYERLCHDSGVERFLLDLRGDHAVVRRLEEPRLERFIGVIYRPETERWSHYSEAVLPRQFDAYCWFDRTRALEPLTEHEPHDRGADTFPFGV, from the coding sequence ATGGGTGAATCCCGAAAAGATGATCGGCGCCGGATGGTGGAACGGCAGATCGCCGCGCGCGGAATAGACGACGAGGCGATCCTGCGCGCATTCGGCGAGGTCCCGCGCGAGATGTTCGTCGACGAAGGGATGGAGGAGTTCGCCTACGAGGATTCCGCGCTGCCGATCCAGTCCGGACAGACCATAAGCCAGCCCTTCATCGTCGCCTGCATGATCAATGCGGCCGACATCTCGGACGGGGACCGCGTCCTCGAGATCGGAGCGGGCTCCGGTTACGCCGCCGCTGTACTGTCCCGGATCGCACGCGAGGTGTTCGCGGTCGAGCGTCACGAGGCACTGGCCACCCGTGCGGTGCAGAGGATCGACCGCCTCGGCTACGATAACTGCGAGGTCATCCTCGGGGATGGCCTGGCAGGACTGCCCGAACAGGCGCCGTTCGACGCGATCCTGGTCGCCGCCCGGTTCGCCGAGATACCCGACGCGCTCATGAACCAGCTCCGCATCGGCGGGCGCATCGTCATGCCCGTCGGTGGCGAAGAGATCCAACAGCTGACCGTCATGGTCCGCACCGGGAGCGACGCGTGGGCGCGACGCGAGATCGCACCGGTCCGCTTCGTTCCCCTGCTGAAGATTACGGTCCCTGAAGACGGTTCGCGGGCGGCGAGCGACCACCGGGCGCTGCGCGACGCGCCGCTGCCGCAAGTCATCGCCGACGCGTGCCATCCGCTACCGCCGATTGATGACCCCGCATTCGCCCGCGCGTTCGATGGGTTCGCGGAGAAGCGCATCGTGATGCTCGGCGAATGCAGCCACGGCACGCACGAGTTCTACGCCGCGCGCGCCGCCATAACCCGGCACCTGGCGGAACGACATGGGTTCACGATCGTCGCGGTCGAAGGCGACTGGCCGGACGCAGCCGTGTATGATCGCCATATCCGGGGAGTGGAGGAGCGGTCCGGTACTTCGCCCCCCTTCCGGCGCTTCCCGACCTGGATGTGGCGAAACACGGTCATGCCGCCCTTCCTGGAGCGATTGCGATTCATCAACTCGGAACGGGCAGAGGATGCCAAGGTCGGCTTTTATGGGCTCGACATCTACAACATGTCCGGCTCCGTCCAGGCGGTGCTCGCCTATCTCGACGATGCCGATCCCGAGGCGGCCCGGGTCGCACGTGAGCGGTACGGCTGCCTGACCCCCTGGCAGTCGGAACCAGCCGCGTACGGCCGGGCCGCAATGCGCAATGGGTTCGCCGAATGCGAAGAAGCCGTCGTGGAGCAGTGCTGCGAACTCCTGAACCGTTCGCTGGAGGGCGACGGCGGCAGCTTCTCCGCGGCCATGAACGCGCGGCTCGTGGCTTCGGCCGAACGCTACTACCGCGTCATGTACCATGGCGGCGCCGAGAGCTGGAACCTGCGCGACAGCCACATGACCGAGACGCTCGCGCATCTGCTGGAGGAGCGCGGACCGGATAGCAAGGCCATCGTATGGGCGCACAACAGCCACATCGGCGATGCCCGCGCGACCGACATGGGTGCGGTCCGAGGCGAACACAATCTGGGGCAGCTCGCCCGCGAGAGATGGGGCGACGAGGTCGCGCTCATAGGTTTCGGAACGCATGCCGGGACGGTCAGTGCGGCGACGGACTGGGACGGGGAGCGGGAGACGAAGGACGTGGTACCGTCGCGGCGCGACAGCTACGAGCGACTGTGCCACGATAGCGGGGTCGAGCGGTTCCTGCTGGATCTGCGAGGCGACCACGCGGTCGTGAGACGTCTGGAGGAGCCGCGTCTCGAACGGTTCATCGGGGTGATCTACAGACCGGAGACCGAACGCTGGAGCCATTACAGTGAGGCGGTCCTGCCGAGACAGTTCGATGCCTATTGCTGGTTCGACCGGACCCGTGCGCTCGAACCGCTGACCGAGCACGAACCACATGACCGAGGCGCGGACACCTTTCCATTCGGTGTTTGA
- a CDS encoding HAD family hydrolase, producing MTQLFLDCDGVLADFDRGAEAVLGMHPRRFERRFGLQAFWSRLAGQPDFYAELPLLPDARCLFDAVRHLDPIILTGCPRGRWAEAQKIRWAARHFPGTQIITCMARDKRDHAAPGDVLVDDTLRHRHLWEEMGGIFVHHTSAEESLDELRASDVLEGQPSGPMDTEGQGRDG from the coding sequence ATGACGCAGCTGTTCCTCGATTGCGATGGCGTCCTGGCCGATTTCGATCGGGGAGCGGAAGCGGTGCTGGGGATGCACCCGCGACGCTTCGAGCGCCGGTTCGGCCTCCAGGCGTTCTGGTCGCGACTTGCCGGACAACCGGATTTCTACGCCGAGCTTCCTCTCCTGCCTGACGCCCGGTGCCTCTTCGATGCCGTCCGGCATCTCGACCCGATCATCCTGACCGGCTGCCCCCGGGGCCGATGGGCGGAGGCCCAGAAGATCCGTTGGGCGGCCCGTCACTTCCCCGGAACGCAGATCATCACCTGCATGGCGCGCGACAAGCGCGACCACGCCGCGCCCGGCGATGTACTGGTGGACGACACGCTGCGTCATCGGCATCTGTGGGAGGAGATGGGCGGCATCTTCGTCCATCACACCAGCGCCGAAGAATCCCTCGATGAACTGCGCGCATCGGACGTGCTCGAAGGACAGCCCTCCGGACCGATGGACACGGAAGGGCAGGGTCGTGATGGGTGA
- a CDS encoding plasmid stabilization protein → MAKGDKSSYTDKQKRKAAHIEEGYEERGVSKKEAEKRAWATVNKESGGGNKSGSGRGKKVTHESSRKGGRKSGSGQGSETRSEAARKGWETRRKNGNA, encoded by the coding sequence ATGGCGAAAGGCGACAAATCGAGCTACACCGACAAGCAGAAGCGCAAGGCCGCCCATATCGAGGAAGGATACGAAGAGCGGGGCGTGTCCAAGAAGGAAGCGGAAAAGCGCGCCTGGGCCACTGTCAACAAGGAGTCGGGCGGAGGCAACAAGTCCGGTTCCGGCCGCGGAAAGAAGGTCACGCACGAGAGTTCGCGCAAGGGCGGCCGGAAGAGCGGCTCCGGCCAGGGTTCGGAAACGCGTTCCGAAGCGGCCAGGAAGGGCTGGGAGACGCGCCGGAAGAACGGGAATGCCTAG
- a CDS encoding ArsR/SmtB family transcription factor, which translates to MKKMDVTSRLSALAQPVRLEILTALARQGEGLSAAQLAEMTGALRTNTSVHLTVLRNAGLVSSKREGRGITYRVERDALRSLSMFISRLAD; encoded by the coding sequence ATGAAAAAGATGGACGTGACCTCCCGGCTATCGGCGCTGGCGCAACCCGTACGCCTGGAGATCCTGACGGCGTTGGCCCGGCAAGGAGAAGGGCTTTCCGCGGCCCAGCTCGCCGAGATGACCGGGGCGTTGCGGACGAACACCTCGGTCCACCTCACGGTCCTGCGGAACGCCGGCCTCGTGTCCTCGAAGCGGGAAGGCCGGGGCATAACCTATCGCGTCGAGCGTGACGCCCTCCGGTCACTCTCTATGTTCATATCCCGGCTGGCCGACTAA
- a CDS encoding 3'-5' exonuclease: MIQDDRDCVSGSPEVRILERIDLRSGRTGRGNTDGPTTTAVVLDVETTGLDPDRDVVIELAMRRIRYDGDGVIVEIGRCRTWREDPGFPLPAEIIGLTGLTDRDLKDQRIDDDVVARVIATADLVIAHNCAFDRPMMEMRLPQLPSRRWACSCEQIDWRSAGFEGRALGYLAMQAGWYFDGHRAQHDVDAVVQLLRHEGTHGLPLLYELDDNAHSDSHLIETVGAPFAVKDDLRLRGYRWNPEGRVWWREVSDRELVSEQSWLAREVYAPDKGARGLGPRMTRRDAYSRYRRSRAA, from the coding sequence ATGATCCAGGACGATCGCGACTGCGTCTCCGGTTCGCCGGAGGTCCGGATCCTGGAACGGATCGACCTGCGGTCCGGCCGCACCGGTCGCGGGAACACCGACGGCCCTACGACCACCGCCGTAGTCCTGGATGTCGAGACGACCGGACTCGATCCCGACAGGGACGTCGTCATCGAACTCGCCATGCGACGCATCCGGTATGACGGGGACGGGGTGATCGTCGAGATCGGGCGATGCCGGACGTGGCGGGAGGACCCGGGATTCCCGCTCCCTGCCGAGATCATCGGGTTGACCGGTCTCACCGATCGTGACCTGAAGGACCAGCGGATCGATGACGACGTCGTGGCGAGGGTCATCGCAACGGCGGATCTCGTCATCGCACACAATTGCGCCTTCGACAGACCCATGATGGAGATGCGGCTTCCGCAGCTTCCGAGCCGGCGCTGGGCCTGCTCCTGCGAACAGATCGACTGGCGAAGCGCCGGATTCGAGGGTCGGGCGCTGGGCTATCTCGCCATGCAGGCCGGCTGGTACTTCGACGGGCATCGGGCGCAGCACGATGTCGACGCGGTCGTCCAGCTGCTGCGTCACGAGGGCACGCACGGATTGCCGCTCCTCTACGAACTGGACGACAACGCCCACTCCGACAGCCATCTGATCGAGACCGTGGGTGCGCCCTTCGCGGTGAAGGACGATCTGCGTCTGCGCGGCTACCGCTGGAATCCGGAGGGAAGGGTCTGGTGGCGCGAGGTCTCCGACCGCGAACTGGTGTCCGAGCAGTCGTGGCTCGCCCGCGAGGTCTATGCCCCCGACAAGGGCGCGCGGGGCCTCGGCCCCCGGATGACGAGGCGCGATGCCTACAGCCGGTATCGGCGATCGCGAGCCGCATGA
- a CDS encoding bis-aminopropyl spermidine synthase family protein codes for MLQYVYRSRRESSAMTVERAQIDLQEAINAISDVVQNRPRPIRSIDQIYMKAGDMVMQAELVAYWANGKKLAFIGDGDAISVCVAHLKERGILPYGPSQITVFDFDERQVHSIKSFAERKHIRLLNAELYNARDPFPMTNRFERFYTNPPWGQSNDGESVHIFMERGMEACGHGGQGMIVIADDEELEWPKRVLYTTQKRASELGYFVSRMQPLMHSYHLDDDALLRSCNLFVEALPGNRQPAESREVDKERLTNFYGRDQNLRMRYIRSSRPLTFEAADEDDWKPEFYEDTE; via the coding sequence ATGCTGCAGTATGTCTATCGGTCTAGGCGGGAGAGCAGCGCTATGACTGTCGAACGGGCGCAGATTGATCTACAGGAAGCAATCAACGCCATCTCGGACGTCGTTCAGAATCGGCCCCGGCCGATCCGGAGCATCGATCAGATCTACATGAAGGCCGGGGACATGGTCATGCAGGCCGAGCTGGTCGCTTATTGGGCTAACGGCAAGAAGCTGGCCTTCATCGGGGACGGCGATGCAATCAGCGTGTGTGTGGCGCACCTCAAGGAACGCGGCATTCTGCCGTATGGCCCGTCGCAGATAACCGTCTTCGACTTCGACGAGCGGCAGGTCCATTCCATCAAGAGCTTCGCGGAGCGCAAGCACATCCGGCTGCTCAATGCCGAGTTGTATAATGCTCGCGACCCTTTCCCGATGACCAATCGCTTTGAGCGCTTCTACACCAATCCGCCTTGGGGGCAGTCGAACGATGGCGAGAGCGTCCATATCTTCATGGAAAGAGGGATGGAGGCCTGCGGTCACGGTGGTCAGGGAATGATCGTCATCGCCGACGACGAGGAGCTCGAATGGCCCAAGCGCGTCCTCTATACCACCCAGAAGCGCGCTTCCGAACTTGGCTATTTCGTCAGCCGGATGCAGCCGCTGATGCATTCCTATCACCTCGACGACGACGCGCTTCTCAGGTCCTGTAATCTTTTCGTCGAAGCTCTCCCCGGGAACCGCCAACCGGCGGAAAGCAGGGAAGTGGACAAGGAGCGGCTGACGAATTTCTACGGACGCGACCAGAATCTCCGGATGCGCTATATAAGGTCCAGCCGCCCCCTCACGTTCGAAGCGGCGGACGAGGATGATTGGAAGCCAGAATTCTACGAGGACACCGAATGA
- a CDS encoding ImmA/IrrE family metallo-endopeptidase, protein MTDSASKLRQDLRAAGLSSAVIDAAWPAWWSDAAASSTSAQVELRLSLARNLGIAPKALIGEKVDFVWHDRARFKHLKASETSELGALESFGTSMAGSLIQAAGDGPGLVGLSAANLRSILLTESSTVDLPSLITACWALGVPVAHLKIWPLDRKAMHAMVASRDKRHAILLVRETSFLSPMAFTLAHEIGHIALGHVRSDELLVDAEDPGAAVEDDEEERAADRYALEVLLGDPDPDIRLNLDTFNHAMLAEAVKRQGPEMGIDPGALALAVGYRQNAWPVAMAALKLIQTEPAPVGDLVNAVARSQLSFESLGSDNASFVKRILGFDDE, encoded by the coding sequence ATGACCGATAGCGCGTCGAAACTGAGGCAGGATCTGCGCGCTGCCGGTCTGAGTTCGGCAGTCATCGACGCTGCCTGGCCCGCCTGGTGGAGCGACGCCGCCGCCAGCTCGACCTCGGCTCAGGTGGAACTCCGGCTTTCACTTGCCCGTAACCTCGGCATCGCCCCGAAGGCCCTGATCGGGGAGAAGGTCGATTTCGTCTGGCACGATCGGGCGCGCTTCAAGCACCTGAAGGCCAGCGAGACGTCCGAACTCGGCGCTCTGGAGTCCTTCGGGACTAGTATGGCCGGATCGCTCATCCAAGCCGCGGGCGACGGTCCCGGACTTGTTGGCCTCTCCGCCGCGAACCTCAGGAGCATCCTGCTGACGGAAAGTTCGACAGTCGATCTGCCGAGCCTGATCACCGCCTGCTGGGCCCTTGGCGTCCCGGTAGCCCACCTCAAGATCTGGCCGCTGGATCGCAAGGCCATGCACGCCATGGTCGCTTCCCGCGATAAGCGCCACGCCATTCTTCTGGTGCGGGAAACCTCGTTCCTCTCCCCTATGGCCTTCACCCTCGCGCATGAAATAGGACACATCGCCCTCGGCCATGTTCGCTCCGATGAGCTTCTTGTCGATGCTGAGGATCCCGGTGCTGCTGTCGAAGACGATGAAGAGGAACGCGCCGCGGACCGGTATGCCCTCGAAGTCCTCCTAGGCGATCCCGATCCTGATATCCGGCTTAATCTGGACACCTTCAACCATGCCATGCTCGCAGAAGCGGTAAAGCGCCAGGGTCCGGAAATGGGTATCGATCCGGGAGCGCTCGCTCTCGCCGTAGGCTACCGTCAGAACGCCTGGCCTGTTGCGATGGCAGCCCTGAAGCTCATCCAGACCGAACCTGCTCCGGTCGGCGATCTGGTCAACGCCGTGGCCCGGAGTCAGCTCAGTTTCGAGAGCCTAGGCTCCGACAACGCCTCGTTCGTCAAGAGAATTCTTGGTTTCGACGATGAGTGA
- the folK gene encoding 2-amino-4-hydroxy-6-hydroxymethyldihydropteridine diphosphokinase, which produces MGLLPGPPPAALHSHLRGHLSAPRFLIALGSNCRLPDIGLPRAVVAHAMDRLEETAGQVVARSPIIDSRPVGPSRRTFANSAVVIESELAPPAMLALLQDLEVQMGRKRRGQRWGPRTLDLDIVLWSGGLHASPGLRIPHPLFGQRFFVTGPAAAIAPDWRDPATGLSVAQINSRLSKPR; this is translated from the coding sequence CTGGGGCTTCTTCCGGGACCGCCGCCCGCAGCTTTACACTCGCATCTGCGAGGACATCTGAGCGCGCCCCGATTTCTGATCGCGCTGGGCAGCAATTGCCGGTTGCCGGATATCGGCCTGCCGCGCGCAGTCGTCGCGCATGCGATGGATCGGCTGGAGGAAACGGCGGGTCAGGTCGTCGCCCGTTCACCGATCATCGACAGCCGGCCGGTCGGCCCGTCGCGGCGGACCTTCGCGAATTCCGCGGTCGTGATCGAAAGCGAGCTGGCCCCGCCCGCCATGCTCGCGCTGTTGCAGGACCTGGAGGTACAGATGGGCCGCAAACGGCGCGGGCAGCGATGGGGTCCGCGGACGCTCGACCTTGACATCGTGCTCTGGTCGGGCGGCCTACATGCCTCACCTGGCCTTCGGATACCGCACCCCCTCTTCGGTCAGCGATTCTTCGTCACCGGTCCGGCAGCAGCGATCGCGCCGGATTGGCGAGACCCGGCAACCGGGCTGAGCGTGGCACAGATCAATTCACGATTGTCGAAACCCCGCTGA